One genomic segment of Chitinophaga sancti includes these proteins:
- the argH gene encoding argininosuccinate lyase, with protein sequence MKIWQKDKAALAEVDKFTVGKDREMDAFLAPFDVLGSLAHTTMLQTIGLLTADELAVLQKELKQIYKEIQEGNFVLEDGVEDIHSQVELLLTRRLGEVGKKIHSGRSRNDQVLVDLKLFLRSELQVLVKEVKGLFDLLQQKSEEYKDRLMPGYTHLQIAMPSSFGLWFGAYAESLVDDLTMLQGAYKVVNKNPLGSAAGYGSSFPLNRTLTTQLLGFDDLNYNVVYAQMGRGKTEKIVSFALAGIAASLAKMAMDATLFMNQNFGFISFPDELTTGSSIMPHKKNPDVWELIRSHCNKLQALPNEIAMMITNLPLGYHRDLQLLKENLFPAFGVLKDCIQMTGLMLSNIRIKENILDDAKYQYLFSVEVVNKLVLEGVPFREAYKQVGLDIEKGNFAPEKAVQHTHEGSIGNPGTAEINKMMEDVLKGFNFVKVDAAIAALTK encoded by the coding sequence ATGAAAATCTGGCAAAAAGACAAAGCAGCCCTTGCTGAAGTAGATAAATTCACGGTAGGTAAAGATCGTGAAATGGATGCTTTTCTCGCGCCTTTCGATGTGCTTGGGTCACTGGCACATACGACGATGCTACAGACGATTGGCCTGCTTACAGCAGACGAATTGGCTGTGCTGCAAAAAGAATTAAAACAGATCTACAAAGAGATACAGGAAGGCAACTTTGTACTGGAAGATGGGGTAGAAGATATTCACTCCCAGGTAGAGCTGCTGCTGACCCGCCGTTTGGGTGAGGTTGGTAAAAAGATCCATAGCGGACGATCCAGGAATGACCAGGTTTTAGTAGACCTGAAATTATTCCTGCGTTCGGAGTTGCAAGTATTAGTAAAGGAAGTTAAAGGCCTGTTCGACCTGTTGCAGCAAAAGAGTGAAGAATATAAAGATCGCCTGATGCCGGGGTATACACACCTGCAGATTGCTATGCCTTCTTCATTTGGTCTCTGGTTTGGTGCGTATGCAGAAAGCCTGGTAGATGACCTGACGATGCTGCAGGGCGCTTACAAAGTGGTGAACAAAAACCCATTGGGTTCTGCTGCGGGATATGGTTCTTCTTTCCCGCTGAACCGTACACTCACCACCCAGTTGTTAGGTTTCGACGACCTGAATTACAATGTGGTGTATGCACAGATGGGGCGTGGTAAGACGGAGAAGATCGTATCTTTTGCACTGGCAGGTATTGCGGCTTCGCTGGCTAAGATGGCGATGGATGCGACGTTGTTTATGAACCAGAATTTTGGTTTTATCTCCTTCCCTGATGAGCTGACGACTGGTAGTAGTATCATGCCGCATAAAAAGAACCCGGATGTGTGGGAACTGATCCGTTCTCATTGTAATAAATTGCAGGCGTTGCCAAATGAGATTGCGATGATGATTACCAATTTACCTCTTGGTTATCACCGTGATCTGCAGTTGCTGAAGGAGAATTTGTTTCCTGCATTTGGGGTGCTGAAAGATTGCATCCAGATGACAGGGTTGATGTTGTCTAACATTCGCATCAAGGAGAATATCCTGGATGATGCAAAGTATCAGTACCTGTTTAGTGTGGAAGTGGTAAATAAGCTGGTGCTGGAAGGTGTGCCTTTCAGAGAGGCTTACAAGCAGGTAGGGTTGGATATAGAGAAGGGGAATTTTGCACCTGAAAAAGCAGTACAACATACCCATGAGGGAAGTATTGGGAACCCGGGGACTGCGGAAATAAATAAAATGATGGAAGATGTGTTGAAAGGGTTTAACTTTGTCAAAGTAGATGCAGCGATTGCAGCATTGACTAAGTAG
- a CDS encoding N-acetylornithine carbamoyltransferase: protein MKQFISVDDVPSVPRLVDIALDYKKQPFKDKKLGENKTLGMIFLNPSLRTRLSTQVAAKNLGMEAVVFNIDKEGWQLEMNDGAIMNGSTSEHVKEAAAVMGQYFDIMAIRTFPGLKDKEADYTEKYINQFIKYAGVPVVSLESATLHPLQSLTDVITIAERWQQPRKPKVVLTWAPHVKALPQAVPNSFAQWMNAWGEVDFVITHPEGYELDPKFSGNARIEYNQDKALEGADFVYVKNWSSYNDYGKITCTDPSWMVDNAKLIGTNNAKIMHCLPVRRNVVIADEVLDGPNSIVIPEAGNRVWAAQAVLSEILKNK, encoded by the coding sequence ATGAAACAATTTATTTCAGTAGATGATGTGCCAAGTGTCCCACGGTTAGTGGATATCGCTCTGGACTACAAAAAACAGCCTTTTAAAGATAAGAAACTGGGTGAGAACAAGACCCTGGGTATGATATTCTTAAACCCAAGTCTGCGAACACGATTGAGTACGCAGGTGGCGGCAAAGAACCTGGGGATGGAAGCTGTTGTATTCAACATCGATAAGGAAGGCTGGCAACTGGAAATGAATGATGGTGCAATTATGAATGGCAGCACATCAGAGCACGTGAAAGAAGCGGCAGCAGTGATGGGGCAATATTTTGACATCATGGCGATCCGTACTTTCCCCGGTCTGAAAGACAAGGAAGCGGATTACACGGAGAAGTATATTAACCAGTTTATCAAATACGCAGGTGTACCTGTGGTGAGCCTGGAAAGTGCGACCCTGCACCCGCTGCAGAGCCTCACCGACGTTATTACCATTGCAGAACGCTGGCAGCAGCCACGTAAACCAAAGGTAGTACTGACATGGGCACCACATGTAAAAGCATTGCCACAGGCAGTACCCAATTCATTTGCACAATGGATGAATGCATGGGGTGAAGTTGATTTCGTGATCACACATCCTGAAGGGTACGAACTGGACCCAAAATTCAGTGGTAATGCGCGGATCGAATACAACCAGGATAAGGCACTGGAAGGGGCTGACTTTGTATACGTGAAGAACTGGTCATCTTACAACGACTATGGTAAGATCACCTGCACAGATCCCAGCTGGATGGTAGACAACGCGAAACTGATAGGTACGAACAATGCGAAGATCATGCACTGTCTGCCGGTAAGGCGAAATGTAGTGATTGCAGATGAGGTACTGGATGGTCCGAATTCGATCGTCATACCAGAAGCCGGCAACCGTGTATGGGCTGCGCAGGCTGTGTTAAGCGAGATTTTGAAGAATAAATAA
- the der gene encoding ribosome biogenesis GTPase Der, which produces MAGFTVAIVGRPNVGKSTLFNRLLEQRKAIVDDVSGVTRDRQYGVADWNGRSFNVIDTGGFVHGSDDVFEREIRKQVVIAMEEANVLLFMCDAATGITDLDDNMAELLRRSSKPVILVVNKVDNNNRMLEATEFYSLGFEKVFFMSSMSGSGSGELLDAVVELMPEEEVRDEDAEAKEIPKIAIIGQPNVGKSSLLNALIGEERNIVSDIPGTTRDTIHTHYKMFQKDFVLIDTAGLRRKSKVHEDLEFYSVIRAIKAMDEADVCLLLLDAVNGITAQDLNIFSLAARKGKAIVILVNKWDLIDDKKTNTARDYEKQLKERLAPFNDVPIIFTSVAEKQRIFKAIEEALRVYENRQRKVQTSKLNDVMLKAIEAFHPPVVRGIPIKIKYVTQLPTYTPAFAFFCNLPEDVKQPYRNYLENQLRTNFDFQGVPIKLFFRKK; this is translated from the coding sequence ATGGCTGGATTTACAGTAGCAATTGTCGGTCGTCCTAATGTGGGTAAGTCTACCCTGTTCAACCGTTTGCTGGAACAGCGCAAAGCCATTGTGGATGACGTCTCTGGCGTAACGAGAGATAGACAGTATGGAGTGGCAGACTGGAATGGCAGGTCTTTTAATGTAATTGATACCGGTGGTTTTGTACACGGTAGTGATGATGTATTTGAACGTGAGATCCGCAAGCAGGTAGTGATTGCCATGGAAGAAGCAAACGTGCTCCTCTTCATGTGTGATGCTGCTACAGGCATTACAGATCTTGATGATAATATGGCGGAACTATTGCGCCGCTCTTCCAAACCTGTTATCCTGGTGGTGAACAAAGTAGATAACAACAATCGTATGTTGGAAGCTACTGAGTTTTACAGTCTGGGCTTCGAAAAGGTATTCTTTATGTCTTCTATGAGCGGTAGTGGTAGCGGTGAGCTACTCGATGCAGTAGTAGAACTGATGCCTGAAGAAGAGGTGAGAGATGAAGATGCAGAAGCGAAGGAAATACCAAAGATTGCCATCATCGGTCAGCCGAATGTAGGTAAGTCTTCCCTGCTGAATGCATTGATTGGTGAAGAACGTAATATCGTTTCTGATATTCCGGGTACAACCAGGGATACGATTCACACGCATTACAAAATGTTCCAGAAAGATTTTGTATTGATCGATACAGCGGGTTTACGCCGTAAGTCGAAGGTACATGAAGACCTGGAATTCTATTCAGTGATCCGTGCTATCAAAGCAATGGACGAAGCGGATGTATGTCTGTTACTGCTGGATGCGGTAAATGGTATCACTGCCCAGGATCTGAACATCTTTAGCCTGGCTGCCCGTAAGGGGAAAGCGATTGTGATCCTGGTGAATAAGTGGGATCTGATCGATGATAAAAAGACCAATACTGCCCGTGATTACGAAAAGCAGCTGAAAGAAAGACTGGCGCCATTCAACGATGTGCCTATCATCTTTACTTCAGTAGCAGAAAAGCAACGTATATTCAAAGCAATCGAAGAGGCACTGCGCGTGTACGAAAACCGTCAGCGTAAAGTACAGACTTCCAAGCTGAACGATGTGATGCTGAAGGCAATTGAGGCATTCCATCCACCGGTAGTAAGGGGTATACCTATTAAAATTAAATATGTGACCCAGTTACCTACGTATACGCCTGCATTTGCATTTTTCTGCAACCTGCCGGAAGATGTGAAACAGCCGTATCGTAACTACCTTGAAAATCAATTGCGTACGAACTTTGATTTCCAGGGGGTACCTATTAAATTGTTCTTCCGTAAGAAATAA
- the era gene encoding GTPase Era: protein MHKAGFVNIFGKANAGKSTLMNALIGEKLAIVSPKVQTTRHRITGIVTTDEYQIVFSDTPGIIDPRYRLHEKMMGAVKSALEDADVALLMMDVKDNVAENLELFDSLKLKAKCLLVINKMDVMEKEKLEEIVKQCEEWGKATVITISALQKKGVDALLKQIVSMLPESDPFYPEDTLTDKSTRFFVAEIIREKIFHLYEEEIPYHTAVVVTQYQEKTTLTKISAEIIVTRDTQKGIILGDKGTGIRRLGTMAREDIEKFIGQKVFLELFVKVRGKWRDNDLYLKEYGY, encoded by the coding sequence ATGCATAAAGCAGGGTTTGTAAATATCTTCGGAAAAGCGAATGCAGGGAAAAGCACCCTCATGAACGCACTCATTGGCGAAAAGCTCGCTATTGTATCCCCGAAGGTTCAAACTACCAGACATCGCATAACTGGTATTGTGACTACTGATGAATACCAGATTGTATTCTCCGATACCCCGGGTATTATAGACCCGCGTTACCGGTTACACGAAAAGATGATGGGTGCAGTGAAGTCTGCTCTTGAAGATGCAGACGTCGCTTTGCTGATGATGGATGTGAAAGACAATGTAGCTGAAAACCTTGAACTCTTCGATTCGCTGAAACTGAAAGCAAAATGTCTGCTTGTGATCAACAAGATGGACGTGATGGAAAAGGAAAAGCTGGAAGAGATCGTAAAGCAATGTGAAGAATGGGGTAAAGCAACCGTTATCACCATCTCTGCCTTGCAGAAAAAAGGTGTGGATGCACTGCTGAAACAGATCGTCAGCATGCTACCGGAAAGTGATCCTTTCTATCCTGAAGATACATTAACAGATAAATCTACCCGCTTCTTCGTAGCTGAGATAATCAGGGAAAAGATCTTCCATCTGTATGAAGAAGAGATCCCTTATCACACAGCAGTAGTGGTGACGCAGTACCAGGAAAAAACAACACTGACGAAAATCTCTGCGGAGATTATTGTGACGAGAGATACACAGAAAGGAATTATCCTGGGCGATAAAGGAACGGGTATTCGCAGACTGGGTACCATGGCGCGTGAAGACATTGAAAAGTTCATTGGCCAGAAAGTGTTCCTTGAGTTGTTTGTGAAAGTGAGAGGTAAGTGGAGAGATAATGATCTTTATCTGAAAGAATACGGTTATTAA
- a CDS encoding single-stranded DNA-binding protein, translating to MIRLSVIGHLGHDALKKVINGKSVLSFSVAQNEQFKNLMGVVQERTTWINCSVWERDNLGPYLKKGTLVYVEGRPVFKGYAGKQGEVLAGVNMRVSELALLPGARGVLGTGSAGVEEERSEDELEKEHEEEDDEGVRNDLPF from the coding sequence ATGATCAGACTTTCGGTCATTGGCCATCTGGGGCATGATGCTTTGAAAAAAGTCATCAACGGGAAATCTGTGCTGTCATTCAGTGTAGCACAAAATGAACAGTTTAAAAACTTAATGGGAGTAGTGCAGGAGCGTACTACATGGATTAATTGTTCTGTCTGGGAGCGGGATAATCTGGGTCCGTATTTAAAAAAGGGTACGCTGGTGTATGTAGAAGGCCGGCCTGTGTTCAAAGGGTATGCGGGTAAGCAGGGCGAGGTGCTGGCAGGTGTGAACATGAGAGTATCGGAGCTGGCGTTGCTGCCGGGAGCGAGGGGAGTATTGGGAACCGGAAGTGCAGGGGTAGAGGAGGAGCGAAGTGAGGATGAATTAGAAAAGGAGCATGAAGAAGAGGATGATGAAGGTGTAAGAAATGATTTGCCATTTTAA
- the argB gene encoding acetylglutamate kinase, which translates to MIDLFVIKVGGNVIDNPVLLDTFLQKFSNIQGKKILIHGGGKIATRIGDKLGIESKYVDGRRITDADTIDVVTMVYGGLVNKQLVAKLQANGCNAIGMTGADANIIPAVKRPVKEIDYGFVGDINNDQVQSAPLKALLEADLTPVFASLTHDGKGQILNTNADTIASALAIAMSKVYNVRLIYCFEKKGVLHDAQDDNAVINLIDRQIYNELLADGVLTDGILPKLNNAFAAIESGVNEVLIGHADDVLSNTSDTVAGTLIR; encoded by the coding sequence ATGATCGATCTTTTTGTCATTAAAGTCGGCGGTAACGTCATCGACAACCCTGTTTTACTGGATACTTTTTTACAAAAGTTCTCTAACATTCAGGGTAAGAAAATACTGATACACGGTGGTGGAAAGATAGCGACAAGAATAGGTGATAAACTGGGTATCGAATCAAAATATGTAGATGGCCGCCGTATTACAGACGCGGATACTATTGACGTAGTGACCATGGTATATGGTGGTTTGGTGAACAAACAACTGGTGGCAAAATTACAGGCAAACGGTTGTAACGCCATCGGCATGACAGGTGCAGACGCCAACATTATCCCTGCTGTAAAAAGACCTGTAAAAGAGATCGACTACGGATTTGTAGGAGACATTAATAACGACCAGGTACAGTCCGCACCGCTGAAAGCATTGCTGGAAGCTGACCTGACACCGGTATTCGCCTCCCTGACCCACGATGGCAAAGGGCAGATACTGAACACAAATGCAGATACCATCGCCAGTGCGCTGGCGATTGCGATGTCGAAAGTATATAACGTAAGACTGATTTACTGTTTCGAAAAGAAAGGAGTACTACACGACGCACAGGACGACAATGCAGTCATTAACCTGATCGACCGTCAAATCTATAACGAGCTACTGGCAGACGGCGTGCTGACAGACGGTATTCTTCCTAAGCTGAACAACGCATTTGCTGCGATTGAGAGTGGGGTAAATGAAGTGCTGATCGGCCATGCAGACGATGTGCTGAGCAATACCTCTGACACAGTAGCCGGCACCTTAATACGCTAA
- a CDS encoding M20 family metallo-hydrolase, with protein MWNQQLYADAVELLKSLIATPSLSREEQDTAKLIGEFLTARNIPFNQHLNNIWAQNKYFDPAKPVIVFNSHHDTVKPNPQYTRNPFSPDIEDGKLYGLGSNDAGGCLVSLIATFLHFYERQDLKYNIILTATAEEEISGHNGIESILDQLPAIEFAIVGEPTQTQLAIAEKGLMVLDCTVYGKAGHAARNEGENALYKALSDIEWFRTYQYPKVSETLGPVKMSVTVINTSNKAHNVVPADVSFVVDVRVTEQYTLEEILEIIQENVKCEIKPRSIRMRPSGIPLDHPFVQAGVRLGKTCYGSPTTSDQALIPSTSIKMGPGDSARSHTADEFIFVDEVRQGIDSYISLLEEIIKN; from the coding sequence ATGTGGAACCAACAATTGTATGCAGACGCTGTTGAACTGTTAAAATCACTGATCGCAACACCTTCCCTGAGCAGGGAAGAGCAGGATACTGCTAAACTGATCGGCGAATTTCTGACTGCGAGAAACATTCCTTTCAACCAGCATCTGAATAACATCTGGGCGCAAAATAAATACTTCGATCCTGCCAAACCAGTGATCGTATTCAATTCCCATCACGATACTGTAAAGCCAAACCCGCAATATACACGTAATCCATTCTCGCCTGATATTGAGGATGGCAAACTGTATGGATTGGGGAGTAATGATGCAGGTGGTTGCCTGGTCAGCCTGATCGCCACCTTCCTGCATTTCTACGAAAGGCAGGATTTAAAATATAACATTATTCTCACCGCTACTGCCGAAGAAGAGATCAGTGGTCACAATGGTATCGAAAGCATTCTCGATCAGTTGCCAGCCATTGAATTTGCGATCGTTGGTGAACCTACACAAACACAACTGGCCATCGCCGAAAAAGGCCTGATGGTACTGGATTGTACAGTGTATGGGAAAGCTGGTCATGCGGCGAGAAATGAGGGCGAAAATGCCCTTTATAAGGCACTGTCAGATATTGAATGGTTCCGCACCTATCAGTATCCAAAAGTATCTGAAACACTGGGTCCTGTGAAGATGAGTGTTACCGTGATCAATACATCGAACAAAGCACACAATGTGGTGCCTGCAGATGTATCTTTTGTAGTAGATGTACGAGTAACAGAACAGTATACCCTGGAAGAAATCCTGGAGATCATCCAGGAAAATGTGAAGTGTGAAATAAAGCCGCGTTCTATCCGTATGCGTCCTTCCGGTATTCCGCTGGACCATCCGTTTGTACAGGCAGGCGTGCGGTTAGGAAAGACCTGTTATGGTTCACCTACCACTTCTGATCAGGCATTGATTCCATCTACTTCTATCAAGATGGGACCTGGCGATTCTGCCAGATCACACACCGCTGATGAGTTCATTTTTGTGGATGAAGTGAGACAGGGAATAGACAGTTATATATCATTGTTGGAAGAGATTATTAAAAACTAA
- a CDS encoding S41 family peptidase: protein MSNRKLNVFLPLLLAVVLALGMYLGHKMPGSNTGAQTLLFSRVDKGPLQEVMDLLKVKYVDTLKLGDLQQEAIEGLLTHLDPHSIYIPPSSLEEVNEDLDGNFQGIGVEFNITGDTVNVISVIAGGPSESAGVQTGDKIIKVNDSLVAGNNITSDKIRQLLRGPKGSKVMVTMMRNHELRPIQITRGIIPLYSVDASYMATPEIGYIKISKFSGNTFDEFMAALRNLQKQKMTKLVIDLRQNPGGYLDAATRIADELLDDNKLILYTKGKSYPRTDYKCEKPGLFEHGALAILTDEGSASASEILAGAVQDWDRGTIIGRRTFGKGLVQEQFDLSNGGALRLTVARYYTPSGRSIQKSYANGREAYEEDILNRFNHGEFVNQDSIKVLDTVKYKTANGRVVYGSGGITPDIFIPFDTSRFSPVISSMYSRSAFSNFVYQYYIAHKDEFKQYKDASQFVNQYQVPASIMSAFKSYAERESIKGVSGLKPHDEVEIQNRLKAIFARQIWSYEGYWESLNQNDGMMKKAIEVLNKEKND, encoded by the coding sequence ATGTCGAACAGGAAATTGAATGTTTTTTTACCATTACTTTTAGCCGTAGTACTGGCATTGGGAATGTATCTGGGCCATAAAATGCCGGGGTCTAACACCGGGGCGCAAACGCTCCTCTTTAGCCGGGTAGACAAGGGACCTTTACAGGAAGTCATGGACCTTCTCAAAGTGAAATATGTTGATACCCTGAAACTGGGCGATCTGCAACAGGAAGCCATCGAAGGCCTCCTCACTCACCTCGACCCCCACTCTATCTACATCCCCCCTTCCAGTCTGGAAGAGGTAAATGAAGATCTGGATGGCAACTTCCAGGGCATCGGTGTGGAATTCAACATTACCGGAGACACTGTAAATGTTATCTCCGTCATCGCAGGTGGTCCTTCAGAGTCGGCTGGTGTACAGACCGGCGATAAGATCATCAAAGTAAATGACAGCCTGGTAGCAGGTAATAATATTACCAGCGACAAGATCCGTCAGTTGCTGCGGGGTCCGAAAGGTTCCAAAGTAATGGTGACCATGATGCGTAACCATGAGCTGCGTCCTATCCAGATCACCAGGGGCATCATTCCGCTGTATAGCGTAGATGCCAGTTATATGGCCACTCCTGAGATCGGGTATATTAAAATAAGTAAGTTCAGTGGCAATACTTTCGATGAATTCATGGCTGCACTGCGCAACCTGCAAAAGCAAAAGATGACGAAGCTGGTGATCGACCTGCGTCAGAATCCAGGTGGCTACCTCGATGCAGCTACCCGTATTGCAGACGAACTGCTGGATGATAATAAACTGATCCTTTATACAAAAGGGAAGAGCTATCCCCGTACAGATTATAAATGTGAGAAACCTGGTTTGTTTGAACATGGTGCGCTCGCTATCCTCACGGACGAAGGTTCTGCAAGTGCCAGCGAAATACTGGCAGGTGCTGTACAGGATTGGGATCGTGGTACCATCATCGGCCGTCGTACATTTGGTAAAGGGCTGGTGCAGGAACAGTTCGATCTGAGCAATGGTGGTGCACTGCGTCTTACTGTAGCACGCTACTACACCCCTTCAGGCAGAAGTATCCAGAAGTCCTATGCCAATGGTCGCGAAGCATATGAAGAAGATATCCTGAACCGTTTCAATCACGGTGAATTTGTAAACCAGGATAGCATCAAAGTACTGGATACCGTTAAATACAAGACAGCGAATGGAAGAGTGGTATATGGCAGTGGTGGTATTACACCGGATATCTTCATACCATTTGATACCAGCCGTTTCTCACCGGTGATTTCAAGTATGTATTCCCGTAGCGCCTTCAGTAATTTTGTATATCAATATTACATTGCTCACAAAGATGAGTTCAAACAATATAAAGATGCATCACAGTTTGTGAACCAGTACCAGGTACCGGCCAGCATTATGAGTGCATTCAAGAGCTATGCAGAACGTGAGAGTATAAAAGGTGTGAGTGGATTGAAACCGCATGATGAAGTTGAAATACAAAACAGGTTGAAAGCAATATTTGCGAGACAGATATGGAGTTATGAAGGATATTGGGAATCGCTGAATCAGAATGATGGCATGATGAAGAAAGCTATAGAAGTGCTGAATAAAGAGAAAAACGATTAA
- a CDS encoding TonB-dependent receptor: protein MRQFLLLWLVFSAVSVHAQTVLTGIVTDKKTGRPLEGVSVSIISADNTGAHSNANGVYRILLPSQGTFTIKATYLGFQPLTTSVHTNGTRTNADLQMEETGLFVQPVEITSLRVGQHAPFTQSTITAEEIKKQNLGQDLPILLNQMPGVVTNSDAGTGIGYTSMRVRGTDITRINVTNNGIPVNDAESQGTYFVDIPDLASSVSSIQLQRGVGTSTNGAGAFGASLNISTNDYREKAYGEIYNSFGSFNSWKNTVKAGTGLINGHFTVDARLSRVTSDGYIDRASSNLKAFYTSAAYISKNTAIRLNISSGTEKTYQAWNGVPQDSLATHRTYNSAGQKSDGSYYNNETDNYQMDNYQLFLNQALSDKLNFTVAAHYTKGKGYYEQYKEAQAYSDYGLANPVINDAEVTSTDLIRQLWLDNDFYGSIFSVNYQDTKFSWSVGGGWNRYEGNHNGQIIWAQYAIDKDYKYYNLDAMKRDANIYWKGEYKVTKALRVFADLQYRDVKYNIDGFEDNPTLIQHNKYNFFNPKAGITYSLNEQQDVYASFAIGNKEPNRDDFEAAKLQTPKAESLRDVEAGYTLRTHHLVLQANVYYMNYKNQLVQTGKLNEVGAYTRTNIPKSYRTGIELQGTQRLGRYFSIGLNAALSQNKVKNFVSYIDNYDTGGQDTLVSGSSNIAFSPAFVGGYTLTAKPVKNLEIALIGKYVSRQYLDNTGDKERSLDGYYTNDLRINYIVPQKLFKELGLQFMLNNIWNAMYSPNGYTYMYREGGQLYSSNGYYPMAGTNFFAGINIGF, encoded by the coding sequence ATGAGACAATTCTTACTGTTATGGCTGGTTTTCAGCGCAGTCTCGGTACATGCACAAACCGTGCTTACCGGTATAGTCACTGACAAAAAAACCGGCCGCCCCCTTGAAGGCGTGTCCGTCAGCATTATTTCTGCCGACAATACCGGCGCCCATTCCAATGCCAATGGGGTTTACCGCATTTTACTCCCTTCACAGGGCACCTTTACTATCAAAGCAACTTACCTGGGCTTTCAGCCCCTCACTACCTCTGTGCATACAAACGGTACCCGTACCAATGCCGATCTGCAAATGGAAGAAACCGGCCTCTTCGTACAACCTGTTGAAATTACCAGCCTGCGCGTAGGCCAGCATGCGCCATTTACTCAATCTACTATCACTGCCGAAGAGATTAAGAAGCAAAACCTGGGACAGGATCTGCCCATCCTGCTCAATCAAATGCCGGGTGTGGTGACCAACTCCGATGCTGGTACTGGCATTGGTTACACCAGTATGCGTGTAAGAGGTACGGACATCACCCGTATCAATGTTACGAACAACGGTATCCCTGTCAATGATGCGGAATCACAGGGCACCTATTTTGTAGATATTCCAGACCTCGCTTCCAGCGTGAGCAGTATTCAGCTGCAACGGGGTGTAGGTACTTCTACCAACGGTGCCGGAGCTTTCGGCGCCTCTCTCAATATCAGCACCAACGATTACAGAGAGAAAGCTTATGGCGAAATCTACAACAGCTTCGGCTCTTTCAATTCATGGAAGAACACTGTCAAAGCAGGTACCGGCCTCATTAACGGCCACTTTACCGTAGATGCGCGCCTGTCAAGAGTCACCTCCGATGGATACATTGACCGTGCCAGCTCCAATCTCAAAGCTTTTTATACTTCTGCCGCATATATATCTAAGAACACCGCCATCCGCCTCAACATTTCTTCAGGCACTGAAAAGACTTACCAGGCATGGAACGGCGTACCACAGGATTCCCTGGCTACCCACCGTACCTATAACTCTGCCGGACAAAAATCGGATGGCTCTTATTATAATAACGAAACGGACAATTACCAGATGGACAACTACCAGTTGTTCCTCAATCAGGCCCTCAGCGATAAACTGAACTTCACCGTTGCTGCTCACTATACCAAAGGCAAAGGGTATTACGAGCAGTACAAAGAAGCGCAGGCATACAGTGATTATGGCCTTGCCAATCCTGTTATCAATGATGCAGAAGTGACCAGCACAGACCTCATCCGTCAGCTATGGCTGGACAATGATTTCTATGGTAGCATCTTCTCTGTCAACTACCAGGATACTAAATTCAGCTGGAGTGTAGGTGGTGGATGGAACCGTTACGAAGGCAATCATAACGGACAAATTATCTGGGCACAATATGCCATCGACAAGGATTATAAATACTATAACCTGGATGCAATGAAGCGGGATGCAAACATCTACTGGAAAGGTGAATACAAAGTGACCAAAGCCCTCCGTGTATTTGCTGATCTGCAATACCGCGATGTGAAATATAACATTGATGGTTTTGAAGATAATCCTACACTCATCCAGCATAACAAATACAACTTCTTCAATCCCAAAGCAGGTATCACCTATTCACTCAATGAGCAACAGGATGTATATGCTTCCTTCGCTATTGGAAATAAAGAACCTAACCGCGATGACTTTGAAGCAGCGAAACTACAAACACCAAAGGCTGAAAGTCTGCGTGATGTAGAAGCAGGCTACACCCTGCGTACACACCACCTGGTATTGCAGGCGAACGTGTACTACATGAACTACAAAAATCAACTGGTACAAACCGGCAAACTGAATGAAGTAGGTGCTTATACCCGCACGAACATTCCTAAAAGCTACCGCACCGGTATTGAATTACAGGGTACACAGCGACTGGGCAGATATTTCAGCATTGGTTTGAATGCGGCACTCAGTCAGAATAAAGTGAAAAACTTTGTGAGCTATATCGATAACTACGATACTGGTGGTCAGGATACCCTCGTGTCCGGCAGCAGTAATATTGCCTTCTCTCCTGCCTTTGTAGGTGGTTATACATTGACTGCAAAGCCAGTAAAGAACCTTGAAATAGCCCTGATAGGTAAGTATGTAAGCCGTCAGTACCTGGATAATACTGGCGATAAAGAACGTAGCCTGGATGGCTATTATACCAATGATCTGCGCATTAATTATATCGTACCACAAAAGCTCTTTAAAGAACTGGGATTACAATTCATGCTGAATAATATCTGGAATGCTATGTATAGTCCTAATGGTTATACTTATATGTACAGGGAAGGCGGACAGTTATACTCTTCCAACGGATATTACCCAATGGCCGGAACGAATTTCTTTGCAGGGATCAATATCGGATTCTAA